GTTatcattaaattttgtttttttctACAAATTAAAAAATTAATGAATTTCTTTTTCTGACTAGACATATTTAATTTTATGTATACAGGTACAAAATATACGTTGAAGGAAACGCATGGTGTGAATGTGTATAGCTGACGCTTGACAGTTTGTTTTCGGTAATTTACGAATTTGGTAGTATTTAAAAAGCAAACATCTGCGTTTCGCTTTTATTGTTTTCATTATATTGAGCCGCCAATAATGGATGTTAAACCGTCATTTATGGAATAGTTTAAATATTTAATGACCTATTTATTTGTCAAACTTGCTTATGTTTAGAGCCTAGTTCAGTGAGATCACTAACACAATGTTTTATAAAGAGGAATCGCAATGCTCAAACGTATAACCTCTACCTCAATTTGACCGAAGGTAACCATTTTAAAATAATGATTGTTAATTTGTTATTGTTTTTAAGcaacatgtttcaacatgttAACCTGTTTGACCCGTTTCTTTTTTCAGCTACTTTTCATTTTGCTATATAATATGAAAGATAAAGGTCGGTGGTTCCGACCATGCCTTTCTCATGTGACATTTGACTGAGCCGCAGAATTCGTCTCACAACTCACACCCGCGGTTTTCTTCCTCTTCCGTCATCCGTGGGCTGTTAAAAGTCTCCGCTGTTCTACTCAATCAGGATCTGTGAAGCCCTGATTATTCTCCATGTCTGTTCATTGCTTCCATTAACAGGTACccattatataaaaaaacttctattttttgtttatattaattctcaaaagttaGGGTTTTTCTTTCTTTATCAAGTTCATTTAGATCGATGCAGCAATCAATTACCGTTCTAATTCCACATTGATTATGATTAGATATTTGTTGCTTCAGTTATGATTAGAGATCGTTTGGTTGGCATTAAGCTAACATGTTTTAGATCAATTCAGTGTGTAGTTAGTTTGTTCTGCAATTAGGTTCAGAAATTAAGAATCGATTAAGTTTGTTTACTAGATTAGTGCCTTAGTTTGGTGATTGAACTGAAATTGTAGAGTTTTGATTAAGAATTCTATTTCGATgtaaaaaactgaaaaaaaacaatagttatataataagaaataaagagtcgggtcaaatatataTTACAAATACGAGTTACTTTAACTTTCGACGCCGCCGCAACACGTGACGGGTCAAAATCCTAGTATAATATGAAAGTGAAAGGTCGGTGATAATAAGACAAAACACTAACCAAATTACAAAACTGCCCCTAATAAATCTTTTTTATTGTGCCATCGTCTTCCACACGCTTCCAGTCCTTCaatatcttcttcttcttctgcgTACAAATCTCCATCAAATCTCTTAACTCTCACAATCTCCTTCACTTTTCCCCaaatctaaaccctaaccctAGGGTTCTGCCATGACCAGCAACACCGAAGAACGCAAAGACCGTCTCACCTCCGACGACGAATCGGAAGAACCGTTCAAACGCCAcaagcaccgccaccaccaccgtcgccgccACAACCGTCATCACAGCCGCAAACACGACTTCTCTGCCGCCGTTGCCGGTTAATCAGACGGTTGAGTATGATATGGAGGAAGGAGAGATTGTGGAAGAAGACGGTGGTTGCCCTCATAACACCAATACATGGCGGATGTCAACGGCAGCAGCATATGGATCCAGTGCACCAGCGGCTCACTCTACACCTTCTCCTTCTACTCTTCAGCCCTCAAATCCAGTCAAGGCTACAACCAATCAACCCTGGATACCATCTCCGTCTTCAAAGACATCGGCGGAAACTTCGGTGTTCTTTCTGGTCTCATCTACACCGCCACTTTCCGACGAACAAGAGGTGAGCCTTCGGTTGTGCTCTTGATCGGTGCGGTTTAGTGTTTTGTGGGTTACTTTCTGATGTGGCTCTCTGTCACAGTGTCACCGGTGTAATTGCTTAGCCGCCTGTGCCGGTGATGTGTGTGTTCATGTTGTTGACAGCTCATGGTGTGACTTTTTTGAATACTGCTAGTGTTGTTACTGTTGTTGTTAATTTTACTAATCACAGTGGCACCATTGTTGGCATCATGAAGTTTGGTTGTTTCTCTCTTTAACAAAGTTATTGCTTAAATTATTTCTAAGTGTTTAGATGATGGAAGTTGGAACCCATTTTTATGCACAtagcacaccaagtgtttgattaTTTTCCTCATACGAGTTTTTGGTAAAATAGTTACTTTTTAAGTTCATACATGCAACATATAGTTTATGTTCTATACCAAAAGGCTTTATTGTTTATACAGTTGTCAGCCTTTCTTTTGAAAGCTTCAAAGAATGTGGCTGAATTTTGAAGTCAAGTGTGAGCCATTTGATCTCAAAAGTCAATATgatatgcacaccaagtgtttgattaATCTTCTCATAGAACTTCCTGGTAAAAAAGTTTACTTTTTAAGTTCATAAATGCAACATAAAACTTAGGTTTAATACCAACAAAATTGTAATTTGTAGCATTATTAACGTAAAGCTTCATGTATTTGTCAACCTTTCTTTGAAAGTTTCAAAGAATGTGCCTCAATTTTGATGTAAAGTGTGAGCCATTTGATCTCAAAAGTCATTACGTTGTCCAACCCAAATCAATGACTAAACGAATTCATATCATATGCAATAGATATCTTTATGATCTGGGGATGTCTTGTCTTTTATGATTTGCATCATTTTCTTTATTTGAACAGGGTTTTCTTGGCTTGAGTGGAGCTATACTGCTTCAAGTATATAAAACAGCTTTCAACGCTGGAGTTTTATAAAACTCTCCACCCCACTTTCATCTTAGAAATCCTAACACCAACCCACCATCACCGGTCCATCATCCATCTCCGGCACCACCATATCCGG
This genomic stretch from Helianthus annuus cultivar XRQ/B chromosome 8, HanXRQr2.0-SUNRISE, whole genome shotgun sequence harbors:
- the LOC110936275 gene encoding uncharacterized protein LOC110936275 isoform X1 is translated as MEEGEIVEEDGGCPHNTNTWRMSTAAAYGSSAPAAHSTPSPSTLQPSNPVKATTNQPWIPSPSSKTSAETSVFFLVSSTPPLSDEQEGFLGLSGAILLQVYKTAFNAGVL
- the LOC110936275 gene encoding uncharacterized protein LOC110936275 isoform X2, whose amino-acid sequence is MEEGEIVEEDGGCPHNTNTWRMSTAAAYGSSAPAAHSTPSPSTLQPSNPVKATTNQPWIPSPSSKTSAETSVFFLVSSTPPLSDEQEVRLAADRFLG